Proteins from a genomic interval of Qipengyuania sp. JC766:
- a CDS encoding glycoside hydrolase family 3 N-terminal domain-containing protein, translating to MRKMLRASLAAGAALMALAGPIAPATMAQEVAVERPMPDAPYWDASLPVERRVEDLLQRMTVEEKVAQIISVWNAKPDIQDESDDFDPAKASAVYPHGLGQIARPSDRTGPGSPREIPRRSIEDSIRYVIDAQKWAIEETRLGIPVLFHEESLHGFAAKDATAFPQSIGLASTWDPDLVREINDLIAGEVRARGVHLVLSPVVDVARDPRWGRIEETFGEDPYLVGEMGVASVEGLTGPGTDRRLRDGQVMATLKHMTGHGQPESGTNVGPAQISERTLREQFFPPFEQVVTRTPIDAVMASYNEIDGIPSHSNSWLLQDVLRGEWNFRGAVVSDYYAIEDMARLHRIVPDYKAAGALAVNSGVDVDLPSGDGFRDLAASVAEGTVSMDTLDTAVRRFLTMKFNAGLFDDPWPDLAEARRSNGPEGVALARRAAEKSLVLLKNEGVLPLALPETSADRPTIAVIGPNADVARLGGYYGEPRASVTPLEGIRALAGDRANIVHSLGVEITKGDDWWDDEVELGDPEENRRRIAEAVEVARDADTILLFIGDTEKTSREGWAPEHLGDRTSLDLVGEQNELFMALKALGKPIVAVLVNGRPPSYPVVAEQADAILETWYAGEQQGTAIADALFGRVNPGGKMPVTTARNVGQVPNFYNYKPSARRGYLFDEVTPLYPFGYGLSYTSFEMSAPVLSSGSIAAGEPVSVSTTVTNTGPMAGDEVVQVYLRDTISSVTRPVKELAGFRRVTLQPGESRTVSIPIEPRSLMMWNRDMERVIEPGEFTIMVGPNSVDLQETTLTVRP from the coding sequence ATGCGAAAGATGCTCCGCGCCAGCCTTGCCGCAGGTGCTGCCCTGATGGCGCTTGCGGGGCCGATCGCGCCCGCGACGATGGCGCAGGAGGTCGCTGTCGAACGCCCGATGCCCGACGCGCCATACTGGGACGCTTCCCTTCCCGTCGAGCGGCGGGTCGAGGACCTGCTGCAGCGCATGACCGTGGAAGAGAAGGTCGCCCAGATCATCAGCGTCTGGAATGCCAAGCCGGATATCCAGGACGAAAGCGATGATTTCGATCCCGCAAAGGCGTCCGCGGTCTATCCGCACGGGCTGGGACAGATCGCGCGGCCGTCAGACCGGACCGGGCCGGGCTCCCCGCGCGAAATCCCGCGCCGCAGCATCGAGGACAGCATCCGGTACGTCATCGACGCCCAGAAATGGGCGATCGAGGAGACGCGGCTCGGCATTCCGGTGCTGTTCCACGAAGAATCGCTTCACGGTTTCGCGGCGAAGGATGCAACCGCCTTCCCGCAATCGATCGGCCTTGCCAGCACCTGGGACCCGGATCTTGTGCGTGAGATCAACGACCTGATTGCCGGCGAGGTTCGCGCGCGCGGCGTCCACCTGGTGCTCTCTCCCGTGGTGGACGTCGCGCGCGATCCGCGCTGGGGCCGGATCGAGGAGACCTTCGGGGAAGACCCGTATCTGGTGGGCGAGATGGGCGTCGCCTCGGTCGAGGGGCTGACCGGCCCCGGCACCGACCGCCGCCTGCGCGACGGGCAGGTGATGGCCACGCTCAAGCACATGACCGGCCACGGCCAGCCGGAAAGCGGCACCAATGTGGGGCCCGCCCAGATTTCCGAACGGACATTGCGCGAACAGTTCTTCCCGCCTTTCGAGCAGGTCGTGACCCGCACGCCGATCGACGCGGTGATGGCCAGCTACAACGAGATCGACGGCATTCCGTCCCATTCGAACAGCTGGCTGCTGCAAGACGTGCTGCGCGGCGAGTGGAATTTCCGCGGCGCTGTGGTGAGCGATTACTACGCGATCGAGGACATGGCGCGGCTCCACCGGATCGTGCCCGACTACAAGGCGGCGGGTGCGCTGGCAGTGAATTCCGGCGTCGATGTCGACCTGCCGTCGGGCGACGGTTTCCGGGACCTGGCCGCCAGCGTGGCCGAAGGAACCGTGTCGATGGACACGCTCGACACGGCGGTCCGCCGGTTCCTGACGATGAAGTTCAATGCCGGCCTGTTCGACGATCCCTGGCCCGACCTGGCCGAGGCGCGCCGGTCCAATGGGCCGGAAGGCGTCGCGCTGGCCCGCCGGGCGGCCGAGAAGTCGCTCGTCCTGCTGAAGAACGAGGGCGTCCTTCCGCTCGCCCTGCCCGAGACATCCGCGGACCGGCCGACCATCGCGGTTATCGGACCGAACGCCGATGTCGCGCGACTGGGCGGCTATTACGGAGAGCCGCGCGCCAGCGTCACCCCGCTCGAAGGCATCCGTGCGCTTGCGGGCGACCGGGCGAATATCGTCCATTCGCTGGGCGTCGAGATCACCAAGGGCGACGACTGGTGGGACGACGAGGTCGAACTCGGCGATCCGGAGGAGAACCGGCGTCGCATTGCCGAGGCGGTCGAGGTCGCGCGCGATGCGGACACGATCCTGTTGTTCATCGGCGATACCGAGAAGACCAGTCGCGAAGGCTGGGCGCCCGAACACCTCGGCGACCGGACCAGCCTCGATCTCGTGGGCGAGCAGAACGAGCTGTTCATGGCGCTGAAGGCGCTGGGCAAGCCGATCGTCGCCGTGCTGGTGAACGGTCGGCCGCCGAGCTACCCCGTGGTGGCCGAGCAGGCCGACGCGATCCTCGAAACCTGGTACGCGGGCGAGCAGCAGGGCACGGCGATTGCCGATGCGCTGTTCGGACGCGTCAATCCGGGCGGCAAGATGCCGGTCACGACCGCGCGCAATGTCGGGCAGGTCCCCAATTTCTACAATTACAAGCCGAGCGCGCGGCGCGGTTACCTGTTCGACGAAGTGACCCCGCTTTATCCCTTCGGATACGGGCTCAGCTACACCAGCTTCGAAATGAGCGCGCCGGTCCTTTCGTCCGGCAGCATCGCCGCCGGCGAACCGGTCAGCGTCAGCACCACGGTCACCAATACCGGGCCGATGGCGGGCGACGAGGTGGTGCAGGTCTATCTGCGCGACACGATCAGTTCGGTGACCCGCCCGGTCAAGGAACTGGCCGGTTTCCGGCGCGTGACGCTGCAACCGGGGGAAAGCCGCACGGTCTCGATCCCGATCGAGCCGCGCTCTCTCATGATGTGGAACCGCGACATGGAGCGGGTGATCGAACCGGGTGAATTCACCATCATGGTCGGGCCCAATTCGGTCGACCTGCAGGAAACGACACTGACGGTCCGACCGTGA
- a CDS encoding endo-1,4-beta-xylanase gives MNTFEFSRRGALAGMAALPLSACAGSLGLPSAPAPQGTDPLALPPEGPGLNAIARRGGRRFGSAIASIPGRPEAGSIQNPRYTAIVKAECGIVVPENEMKWQALRPGPETYDFARMDEIVAWVGREGLDMRGHTLLWHRPQWFPDWLNTYDFGANPVQEAERVVTEHIRTVTRRYRGVISSHDVVNEAIDHDRNAPMETSLSRAMGSVEAVLDLAFHTAREELPQGQLVYNDYMSWEPAHLKHCADVLRLLEGFRKRDVPVDALGIQSHIEMFEIDPSTGVGPYAERQWRGFLDEVTGMGYRLLITEFDVKDRAVPADIALRDRKVADFTRRYFDVMMDYSDHLDDVLAWGMVDTFNWLQYFEPAMRPDGLPVRGTPYDAGYRPKPVRDALARALMPV, from the coding sequence ATGAATACGTTCGAATTCAGCCGCCGTGGTGCGCTCGCCGGCATGGCGGCACTGCCGCTTTCCGCTTGCGCAGGCAGTCTCGGCCTGCCGTCGGCACCCGCTCCGCAAGGAACCGATCCCCTCGCCCTGCCACCCGAAGGGCCCGGACTGAACGCGATCGCGCGGCGCGGCGGGCGCAGGTTCGGCAGCGCCATCGCCTCGATCCCCGGCAGACCCGAGGCCGGCTCCATCCAGAACCCGCGCTACACGGCCATCGTGAAGGCCGAATGCGGTATCGTGGTGCCGGAAAACGAAATGAAATGGCAGGCCCTGCGCCCCGGTCCCGAGACTTACGACTTCGCCCGCATGGACGAGATCGTCGCCTGGGTCGGACGCGAGGGGCTGGACATGCGCGGACATACGCTGCTGTGGCATCGGCCGCAGTGGTTCCCTGACTGGCTCAACACTTACGATTTCGGCGCCAATCCCGTGCAGGAGGCGGAGCGGGTCGTGACCGAGCATATCCGCACGGTGACCCGGCGCTATCGCGGCGTCATTTCAAGCCACGACGTCGTGAACGAGGCGATCGACCACGACCGCAACGCGCCCATGGAAACGAGCCTCAGCCGCGCGATGGGCAGCGTGGAGGCCGTGCTGGACCTCGCCTTCCACACCGCACGCGAGGAACTGCCCCAGGGGCAGCTGGTCTACAACGACTACATGAGCTGGGAGCCGGCACACCTGAAGCACTGCGCCGACGTGCTGCGCCTGCTGGAAGGCTTCCGGAAGCGCGACGTCCCGGTCGATGCCCTGGGCATCCAGTCGCATATCGAGATGTTCGAGATCGACCCGTCGACCGGCGTCGGACCCTATGCCGAGCGGCAGTGGCGGGGCTTCCTCGATGAAGTGACCGGCATGGGCTACCGCCTGCTGATTACCGAGTTCGACGTCAAGGACAGGGCCGTGCCGGCCGATATCGCCCTGCGCGACCGGAAGGTGGCCGATTTCACGCGCCGCTATTTCGACGTGATGATGGATTACTCGGACCATCTCGACGACGTGCTCGCCTGGGGGATGGTCGATACCTTCAACTGGCTACAGTATTTCGAGCCCGCCATGCGCCCCGACGGGCTGCCCGTTCGCGGGACGCCCTACGATGCGGGTTACCGGCCCAAGCCGGTGCGCGACGCGCTGGCGCGGGCCCTGATGCCCGTCTGA
- a CDS encoding glycoside hydrolase family 3 N-terminal domain-containing protein has translation MHVPRAFAQAGPVYRDPRASVAARVADLMARMTLAEKVAQIRTAWAAKADMIDGLAFDPAKARAAFPDGIGHVTRPSDKRGVPGISGAAGGTAARWRTPEETVAFINALQRWAVEDTRLGIPVLLHEESLHGYMATEATMFPQAIALAGTFDTDLMRRVQSVIAREVRARGVPLVLSPVVDIVRDPRWGRIEETWGEDPFLVSEMGVAAVEGMQGPGRFEMLREGKVFATLKHMTGHGQPEAGNNVAPAQLSERELRENFFPPFREIVRRTSIGAVMPSYNEIDGIPSHANAWLLDDVLRGEWGFEGVIVSDYGGVRELASLHSVAADLEDAARQALEAGVDSELPDGTAFATLERAVEAGRIPVELVDRACARMLAFKFRAGLFENPYGDAALAARITGNAEARALALEAARKSVCLLTNRNGALPLGPARMGTVAVIGPNHAIARLGGYSSVPKQTISLIEGLRQVAPDARFVTAQGVFITTSEDRSQSDVELAPRARNLELIAEAMEVARNADTIVLAIGDTEQTSREGFATTHLGDRVSIDIVGEQNALVDAMAVLGKPLIVCAINGRPPSWPRVIEQADAVLECWYPGQEGGVAMAETLLGLNNPGAKLPVTVVRNAGQVPSFYNHKPSARRGYLFDDAAPLFPFGHGLSYTEFVISEPRPAKPVFALDEPLSVEVEVHNAGDRAGDEVVQLYVTRRDLSVTTPVLELKGFERVTLAPGERRKIRFAIAPERLTIWNRAMEEVNEPGPVRISAGKSSASLKSVEVEIA, from the coding sequence ATGCACGTTCCGCGTGCCTTTGCGCAGGCCGGGCCGGTCTATCGCGATCCGCGCGCGTCCGTGGCCGCGCGTGTCGCGGACCTGATGGCCCGCATGACCCTTGCGGAGAAAGTCGCCCAGATCCGCACCGCCTGGGCGGCCAAGGCGGACATGATCGACGGCCTCGCCTTCGATCCGGCGAAGGCCCGCGCCGCCTTTCCCGACGGCATCGGCCATGTGACCCGCCCCAGCGACAAGCGCGGCGTTCCCGGCATTTCGGGGGCCGCGGGCGGCACCGCGGCGCGCTGGCGCACACCGGAAGAAACCGTCGCCTTCATCAACGCCCTGCAGCGCTGGGCAGTCGAGGACACGCGGCTCGGCATCCCGGTGCTGCTGCACGAGGAATCGCTGCACGGCTACATGGCGACAGAGGCCACGATGTTCCCGCAGGCGATCGCGCTTGCCGGGACGTTCGACACCGACCTGATGCGCCGGGTCCAGTCCGTGATCGCGCGCGAGGTGCGCGCCCGCGGCGTGCCGCTGGTGCTGAGCCCGGTGGTCGATATCGTGCGCGATCCGCGCTGGGGCCGGATCGAGGAGACATGGGGAGAGGATCCCTTCCTCGTATCCGAGATGGGCGTCGCAGCCGTCGAAGGCATGCAGGGGCCTGGCAGGTTCGAGATGCTGCGCGAGGGCAAGGTATTCGCAACGCTTAAGCACATGACCGGGCACGGCCAGCCGGAAGCGGGCAACAACGTCGCGCCCGCGCAATTGTCCGAACGCGAATTGCGGGAGAATTTCTTCCCCCCGTTTCGCGAGATCGTCCGCCGGACGAGCATCGGTGCCGTCATGCCCAGCTACAACGAGATCGACGGCATACCGAGCCACGCGAATGCCTGGCTGCTGGACGACGTATTGCGGGGGGAATGGGGCTTCGAAGGCGTGATCGTGAGCGATTACGGCGGCGTGCGCGAGCTCGCCAGCCTGCACTCGGTGGCAGCAGACCTGGAAGACGCGGCGAGGCAGGCACTCGAGGCGGGAGTCGACAGCGAGCTCCCGGACGGCACCGCCTTCGCCACGCTCGAACGGGCGGTGGAGGCCGGGCGGATCCCGGTGGAACTGGTCGACCGCGCCTGCGCCCGCATGCTCGCCTTCAAGTTCCGCGCCGGACTGTTCGAAAATCCCTATGGCGACGCCGCGCTGGCCGCGCGGATCACCGGCAATGCCGAAGCCCGCGCGTTGGCGCTGGAAGCGGCGCGAAAGTCCGTGTGCCTGCTGACCAATCGCAACGGCGCACTGCCGCTCGGCCCCGCACGCATGGGCACGGTCGCGGTCATCGGGCCCAACCATGCGATCGCCCGGCTCGGGGGCTACTCCTCCGTCCCGAAGCAGACGATCAGCCTGATCGAAGGCCTGCGGCAGGTCGCGCCCGACGCGCGGTTCGTGACAGCGCAGGGCGTCTTCATCACGACCAGCGAGGACCGCTCGCAAAGCGATGTCGAGCTCGCACCGCGCGCACGCAACCTGGAACTGATTGCCGAGGCGATGGAAGTGGCCCGCAATGCCGACACGATCGTGCTGGCGATCGGGGATACGGAGCAGACCAGCCGGGAAGGCTTCGCTACCACCCATCTGGGCGACCGCGTCAGCATCGACATCGTCGGGGAACAGAACGCACTGGTGGACGCGATGGCGGTGCTCGGCAAACCGCTGATCGTGTGCGCCATCAACGGCCGCCCGCCGAGCTGGCCGCGCGTTATCGAACAGGCGGATGCCGTGCTGGAATGCTGGTATCCGGGACAGGAAGGCGGTGTGGCGATGGCCGAAACGCTGCTCGGCCTCAACAATCCGGGCGCGAAACTGCCGGTCACGGTGGTGCGCAACGCAGGGCAGGTCCCGTCCTTCTACAACCACAAGCCGAGCGCGCGGCGCGGCTACCTGTTCGACGATGCGGCGCCGCTGTTCCCGTTCGGGCACGGGCTGAGCTACACCGAATTCGTCATATCCGAACCGCGTCCCGCCAAACCCGTTTTCGCGCTGGACGAACCACTTTCGGTCGAGGTCGAGGTGCACAACGCAGGGGACCGGGCCGGGGACGAAGTGGTCCAGTTGTACGTGACCCGGCGCGACCTGTCCGTGACGACGCCGGTCCTCGAACTGAAGGGGTTCGAACGCGTCACGCTGGCGCCGGGAGAACGGCGGAAGATCCGGTTCGCCATTGCGCCGGAGCGCCTGACGATATGGAACCGCGCGATGGAAGAGGTCAACGAGCCGGGTCCGGTCCGGATTTCGGCAGGTAAAAGCAGCGCTTCTCTCAAAAGCGTCGAGGTGGAGATCGCCTGA
- a CDS encoding tryptophan halogenase family protein — protein sequence MSDNVTAKRIERVAIVGGGTAGWMAAAAMSKFFDDGRRTITLVESDAIGTVGVGEATIPPIRNFNAMLDIPENEFLRETRGTFKLGIEFCNWGRPGDRYFHPFGEYGQDFHGIQFHQLYLRQRRLEPDRTGDIGEYSMSTMAAARSAFGRPAPGARSAVSEIAYAFHFDAGLYAAYLRRRAERQGVIRQEGRITGVERDAETGDVTAVRIEDGRRIEADLFIDCSGFRGLLIEEELGTGYEDWSAWLPMDRAIALPTANIAPPDPFTRATAHGAGWQWRIPLQHRMGNGHVFSSRFMDEDEARRILLDNVEGEPLAEPRTLRFLTGMRSKAWNHNVVSLGLSSGFIEPLESTSIHLVQNGIARLFALFPDKPVSPLERDEYNRGMREIYEDVRDFIILHYKATQRDDTPFWRYVRDMEVPESLTRKMALWKLHGRVFRENAELFAQPSWIAVLLGQNIHPDGYDAIADTLDEAKIGSALQQMRENYRMVAERLPSQEQFLKQAGAWHADNAMPAFAAGGAT from the coding sequence ATGAGTGATAACGTTACCGCGAAGCGGATAGAGCGCGTCGCGATCGTCGGCGGCGGCACCGCCGGCTGGATGGCGGCGGCCGCCATGTCGAAGTTCTTCGACGATGGCCGGCGCACCATCACGCTGGTCGAATCGGACGCGATCGGGACCGTCGGCGTGGGCGAGGCGACCATCCCGCCGATTCGCAACTTCAACGCGATGCTCGACATCCCGGAGAACGAATTCCTGCGCGAGACGCGCGGCACGTTCAAGCTGGGCATCGAGTTTTGCAACTGGGGCCGCCCGGGCGACCGGTATTTCCACCCCTTCGGCGAATACGGGCAGGATTTCCACGGCATCCAGTTCCACCAGCTCTACCTGCGCCAGCGCCGGCTGGAACCGGACCGGACGGGCGATATCGGCGAATATTCGATGAGCACCATGGCCGCCGCCCGCTCCGCCTTCGGGCGGCCGGCACCGGGCGCGCGGTCGGCGGTCAGCGAAATCGCCTACGCCTTCCATTTCGATGCCGGGCTCTATGCCGCCTATCTGCGCCGCCGCGCCGAACGCCAGGGCGTGATCCGCCAGGAAGGCCGGATCACCGGGGTCGAGCGCGATGCGGAAACGGGCGACGTGACCGCAGTGCGGATCGAGGACGGACGCCGGATCGAGGCGGACCTGTTCATCGACTGCTCCGGCTTTCGCGGCCTGCTGATCGAGGAGGAGCTGGGCACCGGCTACGAGGACTGGAGCGCCTGGCTGCCGATGGACCGCGCGATCGCGCTGCCCACCGCCAATATCGCCCCGCCCGATCCCTTCACCCGCGCGACCGCACATGGCGCGGGCTGGCAGTGGCGCATCCCGCTGCAGCACCGGATGGGCAACGGCCACGTCTTTTCCAGCCGGTTCATGGACGAGGACGAGGCGCGCCGCATCCTGCTGGACAATGTGGAAGGCGAACCCTTGGCGGAACCGCGCACGCTGCGTTTCCTGACAGGGATGCGCAGCAAGGCATGGAACCACAACGTCGTGTCGCTCGGCCTGTCGTCCGGTTTCATCGAGCCGCTCGAATCGACCAGCATCCACCTGGTCCAGAACGGCATCGCGCGCCTGTTCGCCCTGTTCCCGGACAAGCCGGTCAGCCCGCTGGAGCGGGACGAATACAACCGCGGAATGCGCGAGATCTACGAGGACGTGCGCGACTTCATCATCCTCCACTACAAGGCGACGCAGCGCGACGACACGCCCTTCTGGCGCTACGTGCGCGACATGGAGGTGCCCGAGAGCCTGACCCGCAAGATGGCGCTGTGGAAGCTACACGGCCGGGTCTTCCGCGAGAACGCGGAACTGTTCGCCCAGCCCAGTTGGATCGCGGTGCTGCTGGGCCAGAATATCCATCCCGACGGCTACGACGCGATCGCCGATACGCTGGACGAGGCCAAGATCGGGTCGGCCCTGCAGCAGATGCGGGAGAATTACCGGATGGTCGCCGAACGGCTGCCCTCGCAGGAACAGTTCCTGAAGCAGGCCGGGGCCTGGCACGCGGACAATGCCATGCCCGCCTTCGCGGCCGGAGGCGCGACATGA
- a CDS encoding TonB-dependent receptor, which translates to MKALPQGIHSTLSAQERFRVLLKAGASSLALGGLFAGSAALAQDRPQTTDTEQAGEPEQGAEPTLVEDNIITVTGIRQSLANAQDIKRDADTVVDAITAEDIGALPDRSVTEALQRVPGIAINRFAGSNDPDHFSVEGSGVVVRGLNFVRSEFNGRSAFAAGVNGQALNFADVPSELLGSVIVSKNATAEQIEGGLAGTVNLNTRKPFDRDGFRVAFGAEANYGDFREEWTPTGSLLISNTWDTDIGKFGLLASGSYSRIKSRADGLQVANYQTRDGQLVRFTDVDDRFICRNPLPSGVDNNTLPPPQAACGDFGSGGPDGFADYADFRVAPVGGQFRTQEFDRERDGLAISAQFESIDRNTLLTAEFIRSHSTNRWGEYTYETAPDLSEYSTYPIGCQQNAGGPNVVDSNGVIDPDDETPPRAQCPVGGFTDFIYDENNVFQSGYIVDASNGWRGATNNYDPTLGTGGSPYVPIGGSQFSLARRQVDDEVTNEDYSLNLRHDFSDRATLELDAQYATSRKENLDFSVFGSNFADQELDLTGEYPVSIPHKPQFLGYTWSAPSPELGGATEEEYFNDPRFQFWRAAMDHAEESTGEQFAFQADFEYEFDEMAFIRRAKVGARYQGREQTVRYTTYNWGMLSETWSGSRPINFADTPADQAVRYNFPNFFRGEVPPPPGAFYYAGDLIDDYDGSVAFFRDIQDLTIQAGGAPTWNPLAERGGAIPGTRYLPSDIQTVDQYDYAAYGMLSFGSDDLFGDVRMSGNVGVRYVRTDLTSASSRGPGTLDGLNIAQPFDVRCAPRARPAEAGGGTAIPGGICNIGEEAYLALQNFVDGSFTYTPIKNSYDYFLPSLNLKFGLTDELILRLAASKVLTRPDNSYIRNYFVSSIDTSGNFTGSAGDPTLLPATAWQYDASLEWYFARVGSLTLNGFYKEIDNFFFQSVRTETITNGSGETRDVTVRGPANFDGQGKVRGFEVAYQQTFDFLPAPLDGFGVQANYTFIDSEGLPNAFLNVGAVPTDSTVEPGNLPLEQLSRHNYNLTGFYEKGPISLRAAYNWRSRFLLTASDAIFPFYSIFNEPTGQLDASIFFNVGDVLDLPGDIRIGAQGVNLLNEVTRTTQAYSGDPEDLVPRSYFMNDRRFSLILRGSF; encoded by the coding sequence ATGAAGGCGCTACCGCAAGGTATTCATTCGACATTGTCCGCGCAGGAGCGGTTCCGCGTGCTGCTGAAGGCAGGCGCATCCTCGCTCGCGCTGGGTGGCCTGTTCGCAGGTTCCGCCGCATTGGCGCAGGACCGTCCGCAGACGACCGACACCGAACAGGCGGGCGAACCCGAACAAGGCGCGGAGCCGACGCTGGTCGAAGACAACATCATCACCGTCACCGGCATCCGCCAGTCGCTCGCCAATGCGCAGGACATCAAGCGCGACGCGGACACGGTGGTCGATGCCATCACCGCCGAGGATATCGGCGCCCTGCCGGACCGCTCCGTGACCGAAGCGCTGCAGCGCGTCCCCGGCATCGCGATCAACCGCTTCGCCGGTTCCAACGACCCGGACCACTTCTCCGTCGAAGGGTCCGGCGTGGTCGTGCGCGGCCTCAACTTCGTGCGGTCCGAATTCAACGGGCGCAGCGCGTTCGCGGCCGGCGTCAACGGCCAGGCCCTGAACTTCGCGGACGTGCCGTCCGAACTGCTCGGATCGGTCATCGTCAGCAAGAACGCGACTGCGGAACAGATCGAGGGCGGCCTTGCCGGCACGGTCAATCTCAACACCCGCAAGCCGTTCGACCGCGACGGGTTCCGCGTCGCCTTCGGCGCGGAGGCCAATTACGGCGACTTCCGCGAGGAATGGACGCCGACCGGCTCGCTGCTGATCAGCAACACCTGGGACACCGACATCGGCAAGTTCGGCCTGCTGGCGAGCGGGTCCTATTCGCGGATCAAGAGCCGCGCCGACGGCCTGCAGGTCGCGAACTACCAGACCCGCGACGGGCAGCTGGTCCGCTTCACCGATGTCGACGACCGCTTCATCTGCCGCAATCCGCTGCCGTCCGGAGTGGACAACAACACGCTTCCCCCGCCGCAGGCCGCATGCGGCGATTTCGGGTCGGGCGGGCCGGACGGCTTCGCGGACTATGCCGATTTCCGCGTCGCGCCCGTGGGCGGCCAGTTCCGCACGCAGGAGTTCGACCGCGAGCGTGACGGCCTCGCCATTTCCGCGCAGTTCGAATCGATCGACCGGAACACGCTGCTGACGGCCGAATTCATCCGCTCGCACTCGACCAACCGGTGGGGCGAATACACGTACGAAACCGCGCCCGACCTGTCCGAATACTCGACCTATCCGATCGGCTGCCAGCAGAACGCGGGCGGTCCGAACGTGGTCGACAGCAATGGCGTCATCGATCCCGACGACGAGACCCCGCCGCGCGCGCAGTGCCCGGTGGGCGGCTTCACCGACTTCATCTACGACGAGAACAACGTCTTCCAGTCGGGCTACATCGTCGATGCCAGCAATGGCTGGCGCGGTGCGACCAACAATTACGACCCGACGCTGGGCACGGGCGGATCGCCCTACGTCCCGATCGGCGGCTCGCAGTTCTCGCTCGCCCGCCGCCAGGTGGACGACGAGGTGACGAACGAGGACTACAGCCTCAACCTGCGGCACGATTTCAGCGACCGCGCGACGCTGGAACTGGACGCGCAATACGCCACGTCTCGCAAGGAAAACCTGGACTTCAGCGTGTTCGGTTCGAACTTCGCCGACCAGGAGCTGGACCTCACCGGCGAATACCCGGTCTCCATCCCGCACAAGCCGCAGTTCCTCGGCTACACCTGGTCCGCGCCGAGTCCCGAACTGGGCGGCGCGACGGAAGAGGAATATTTCAACGATCCGCGCTTCCAGTTCTGGCGCGCGGCGATGGACCACGCGGAAGAGAGCACTGGCGAGCAGTTCGCCTTCCAGGCGGACTTCGAATACGAGTTCGACGAAATGGCCTTCATTCGCCGCGCCAAGGTCGGCGCGCGCTACCAGGGCCGCGAACAGACGGTGCGCTACACCACCTACAACTGGGGCATGCTGAGCGAGACCTGGTCGGGATCGCGCCCGATCAACTTCGCCGACACCCCGGCCGACCAGGCGGTGCGTTACAACTTCCCGAACTTCTTCCGCGGCGAAGTCCCGCCCCCTCCGGGCGCGTTCTACTACGCGGGCGACCTGATCGATGATTACGACGGTTCGGTGGCGTTCTTCCGCGACATCCAGGACCTGACCATCCAGGCCGGCGGCGCGCCGACCTGGAACCCGCTGGCCGAACGCGGCGGGGCGATCCCGGGCACGCGGTACCTGCCGTCGGATATCCAGACCGTCGACCAGTACGACTACGCCGCCTACGGCATGCTCAGCTTCGGCAGCGACGACCTGTTCGGCGACGTGCGCATGTCCGGCAATGTCGGCGTCCGCTATGTCCGCACCGACCTGACCTCTGCCAGTTCGCGCGGGCCGGGTACGCTGGACGGGCTCAACATCGCGCAGCCGTTCGACGTGCGCTGTGCGCCGCGCGCGCGGCCGGCGGAAGCGGGCGGCGGCACGGCGATCCCGGGCGGCATCTGCAATATCGGCGAGGAAGCGTATCTCGCGCTGCAGAACTTCGTCGACGGCAGCTTCACCTACACGCCGATCAAGAACAGCTACGATTACTTCCTCCCCAGCCTGAACCTGAAGTTCGGCCTGACGGACGAGCTGATCCTGCGTCTTGCGGCTTCGAAGGTGCTCACCCGGCCGGACAACAGCTACATCCGCAACTACTTCGTCTCCAGCATCGACACGTCGGGCAACTTCACCGGCTCCGCCGGCGATCCGACGCTGCTGCCGGCGACGGCGTGGCAGTACGATGCCAGCCTCGAGTGGTACTTCGCACGGGTCGGCTCGCTGACGCTGAACGGGTTCTACAAGGAGATCGACAACTTCTTCTTCCAGTCCGTGCGGACGGAGACGATCACCAATGGCAGCGGCGAAACCCGCGACGTCACGGTGCGCGGCCCGGCGAACTTCGACGGTCAGGGCAAGGTGAGGGGCTTCGAGGTCGCCTACCAGCAGACCTTCGATTTCTTGCCGGCCCCGCTCGACGGGTTCGGCGTGCAGGCGAACTACACTTTCATCGACAGCGAGGGCCTGCCCAACGCCTTCCTCAACGTCGGCGCCGTGCCGACCGATTCGACGGTCGAGCCGGGCAACCTCCCGCTCGAACAGCTGTCGCGGCACAACTACAACCTCACCGGCTTCTACGAGAAGGGACCGATCTCGCTGAGGGCCGCGTATAACTGGCGATCGCGCTTCCTGCTGACGGCATCGGATGCGATCTTCCCGTTCTACTCGATCTTCAACGAACCAACGGGCCAGCTCGATGCGTCGATCTTCTTCAATGTGGGCGACGTGCTCGACCTGCCGGGAGACATCCGGATCGGTGCGCAGGGCGTGAACCTGCTCAACGAAGTGACCCGGACGACCCAGGCCTATAGCGGCGATCCGGAAGACCTGGTCCCGCGCTCCTACTTCATGAACGACCGACGGTTCTCCCTGATCCTTCGCGGATCGTTCTAG